TACGAATCGTCGCCCGCAATTGGCGCTGCCGGTACGGCGAACTCGACGCGATCGCCGTCGACCCGGATACCGACACGGTGATATTCGTCGAGGTCAAGACCCGCACCGGCGACGGCTTCGGCGGCCTGGCCCACGCGGTGACGGCGCAGAAGGCACGCCGGCTGCGGCGCCTGGCCGGCATCTGGCTCGCCGCTCAGGACCGTCGGTGGGCGGCCGTGCGCATCGACGTGATCGGCGTGCGAATCGGTCGGCAACGCACCCCGGAGCTCACGCACCTGCGGGGGGTGGGCTGATGGCACTCGGACGGGCGTTCTCGGTTGCCGTGCTGGGTCTCGACGGTCAGATCGTAGAGATCGAAGCCGACATCACCTCCGGCCTGCCCGGCGTGCACC
The sequence above is a segment of the Candidatus Mycobacterium wuenschmannii genome. Coding sequences within it:
- a CDS encoding YraN family protein, producing the protein MTTWTRAEIGALGERLAVDHLTALGLRIVARNWRCRYGELDAIAVDPDTDTVIFVEVKTRTGDGFGGLAHAVTAQKARRLRRLAGIWLAAQDRRWAAVRIDVIGVRIGRQRTPELTHLRGVG